Proteins co-encoded in one Arachis hypogaea cultivar Tifrunner chromosome 13, arahy.Tifrunner.gnm2.J5K5, whole genome shotgun sequence genomic window:
- the LOC140177763 gene encoding uncharacterized protein, producing MRTNPGSTTQILVDRPSITHQPRFMRMYMCLNSVKQGFLASCRPIIGVDGCHLKGDHGQQLLVAIGRDPNDNYFLIVVAAVEAETRDSWGWFINLLLDDIGDVSRRKWVFMSDQQKGLMQVFQEMMPALEHRLCLRHLYVNCKKAYGGGTVLRDLILSIAKATYVEEWERRMTQLMNINRQCYEKLASLDPKLWCKSYFTFLAKSDMLMNNISEAFDGRILEVRDKPILTMFEWIRCYWMSRFVEKKKKAKKYEATIMPKPKKRLDVIATRAME from the exons ATGAGGACAAATCCCGGGTCTACTACTCAGATTTTGGTTGACAGGCCTTCAATTACACACCAACCAAGATTTATGAGGATGTATATGTGTCTAAATTCTGTCAAGCAAGGCTTTTTGGCTAGTTGCAGGCCTATCATAGGAGTAGATGGCTGCCACTTGAAGGGTGATCATGGTCAACAACTGTTGGTGGCTATCGGAAGAGATCCAAACGATAACTATTTTCtaattgttgttgctgctgtagaGGCTGAGACTAGAGACAGTTGGGGTTGGTTTATAAACCTGTTATTGGATGATATTGGAGATGTCAGTAGAAGAAAGTGGGTATTCATGTCCGACCAACAAAAG GGTTTGATGCAAGTTTTTCAAGAGATGATGCCAGCATTAGAGCATCGACTATGCTTGAGACATCTGTATGTGAATTGTAAAAAAGCATATGGAGGTGGGACTGTTTTGCGGGATCTAATTTTATCAATAGCTAAAGCTACATATGTGGAGGAATGGGAGAGGAGGATGACCCAACTAATGAACATCAACCGTCAATGCTATGAAAAGTTAGCATCATTGGATCCAAAGCTCTGGTGCAAGAGCTACTTCACATTTCTTGCTAAGAGCGACATGTTGATGAATAACATATCTGAAGCTTTCGATGGTAGGATCTTGGAGGTAAGAGATAAGCCCATACTTACTATGTTTGAGTGGATTCGGTGTTATTGGATGTCTCGGTTtgttgaaaaaaagaagaaggccaAAAAATATGAGGCTACAATCATGCCTAAACCCAAAAAGAGGCTTGATGTCATTGCTACGCGAGCTATGGAGTGA
- the LOC112791801 gene encoding uncharacterized protein isoform X1: MSMRSWMMRRMGMAILVPPNPIPSIIPSFPRSFTTLTTPFLTTSRRLTLSAPSSSSSSHYHFSDFDAGEGDCVANAIPWNGSKVLLKGMTYTQLQKWVQSHGYRPGQAMMLWKRMYGNDIWAFHTDELEGLNKDFKKMLSEKAEFRALSLKEIRTAADGTRKILFALDDGMVVETVVIPCDRGRTTVCVSSQVGCAMNCQFCYTGRMGLRRHLTAAEIVEQAVFARRMLTSEVGSITNVVFMGMGEPLHNIDNVIKAADIMVDEQGLQFSPRKVTISTSGLVPQLRRFLHESKCALAVSLNATTDEVRNWIMPINRKYKLDLLLGTLREELCSKRNYKVLFEYVMLEGINDSDDDAKRLIELVKGIPCKINLISFNPHSGSFFRPTKEERMIEFRNTLASGGCTVFLRLSRGDDQMAACGQLGKPGTIQAPLLRIPQQFQMAIGNSA, encoded by the exons ATGAGTATGAGAAGTTGGATGATGAGGCGCATGGGAATGGCGATACTTGTGCCACCCAACCCTATTCCTTCCATAATCCCTTCCTTCCCTCGCTCTTTCACCACCCTAACTACGCCGTTTCTCACTACTTCCCGCCGCCTAACCCTTTCAGctccatcttcttcctcttcttctcattACCACTTCTCTGATTTTG atgcaggagAAGGCGACTGCGTTGCAAATGCAATTCCATGGAATGGTTCTAAGGTGCTTCTTAAAGGGATGACTTATACTCAACTCCAA AAATGGGTTCAATCTCATGGATACAGACCCGGGCAGGCAATGATGTTATGGAAGCGTATGTATGGAAACGATATTTGGGCTTTTCATACTGATGAACTGGAAG GTTTGaacaaagatttcaagaagatGCTGAGTGAAAAAGCTGAGTTCAGGGCACTCTCTTTGAAAGAAATTCGCACAGCGGCTGATGGAACTAGGAAG ATTTTGTTCGCATTGGATGATGGGATGGTTGTAGAAACAGTTGTCATACCTTGCGATAGAGGCAGGACCACTGTGTGTGTTTCAAGTCAAGTTGGTTGTGCCATGAATTGCCAATTTTGCTATACTGGACG AATGGGTCTCAGGAGACACCTTACTGCTGCAGAAATAGTAGAACAGGCAGTTTTTGCCCGCCGAATGCTTACCAGTGAAGTTGGTTCCATCACTAATGTTGTCTTTATG GGAATGGGAGAACCACTACATAACATTGATAATGTCATTAAAGCTGCAGATATTATGGTGGATGAGCAAGGGCTTCAATTCAGTCCCCGCAAGGTCACTATTTCTACCAGTGGGCTTGTTCCACAGCTCAGACGTTTCCTTCATGAATCCAAGTGTGCTTTAGCTGTTAGTTTGAATGCCACCACTGATgag GTAAGAAATTGGATCATGCCTATAAATCGGAAGTATAAGTTGGACTTGCTTCTGGGTACTCTTCGGGAGGAGCTTTGCTCGAAACGCAACTATAAAGTTCTTTTTGAGTATGTAATGCTTGAAGGAATTAATGACAG TGATGACGATGCAAAGAGGCTAATTGAGCTTGTGAAGGGAATTCCATGCAAGATCAATCTCATCTCATTCAACCCGCATAGTGGATCATTCTTCAGACCAACTAAAGAGGAGAGGATGATTGAGTTCCGGAACACATTGGCCAGTGGAGGGTGCACAGTCTTCTTGCGGCTCAGTCGAGGCGACGATCAGATGGCTGCCTGTGGTCAGTTAGGCAAGCCCGGCACCATTCAGGCACCTTTGCTCCGCATACCACAGCAGTTCCAAATGGCCATTGGAAATTCAGCTTGA
- the LOC112791801 gene encoding uncharacterized protein isoform X2, with the protein MSMRSWMMRRMGMAILVPPNPIPSIIPSFPRSFTTLTTPFLTTSRRLTLSAPSSSSSSHYHFSDFGEGDCVANAIPWNGSKVLLKGMTYTQLQKWVQSHGYRPGQAMMLWKRMYGNDIWAFHTDELEGLNKDFKKMLSEKAEFRALSLKEIRTAADGTRKILFALDDGMVVETVVIPCDRGRTTVCVSSQVGCAMNCQFCYTGRMGLRRHLTAAEIVEQAVFARRMLTSEVGSITNVVFMGMGEPLHNIDNVIKAADIMVDEQGLQFSPRKVTISTSGLVPQLRRFLHESKCALAVSLNATTDEVRNWIMPINRKYKLDLLLGTLREELCSKRNYKVLFEYVMLEGINDSDDDAKRLIELVKGIPCKINLISFNPHSGSFFRPTKEERMIEFRNTLASGGCTVFLRLSRGDDQMAACGQLGKPGTIQAPLLRIPQQFQMAIGNSA; encoded by the exons ATGAGTATGAGAAGTTGGATGATGAGGCGCATGGGAATGGCGATACTTGTGCCACCCAACCCTATTCCTTCCATAATCCCTTCCTTCCCTCGCTCTTTCACCACCCTAACTACGCCGTTTCTCACTACTTCCCGCCGCCTAACCCTTTCAGctccatcttcttcctcttcttctcattACCACTTCTCTGATTTTG gagAAGGCGACTGCGTTGCAAATGCAATTCCATGGAATGGTTCTAAGGTGCTTCTTAAAGGGATGACTTATACTCAACTCCAA AAATGGGTTCAATCTCATGGATACAGACCCGGGCAGGCAATGATGTTATGGAAGCGTATGTATGGAAACGATATTTGGGCTTTTCATACTGATGAACTGGAAG GTTTGaacaaagatttcaagaagatGCTGAGTGAAAAAGCTGAGTTCAGGGCACTCTCTTTGAAAGAAATTCGCACAGCGGCTGATGGAACTAGGAAG ATTTTGTTCGCATTGGATGATGGGATGGTTGTAGAAACAGTTGTCATACCTTGCGATAGAGGCAGGACCACTGTGTGTGTTTCAAGTCAAGTTGGTTGTGCCATGAATTGCCAATTTTGCTATACTGGACG AATGGGTCTCAGGAGACACCTTACTGCTGCAGAAATAGTAGAACAGGCAGTTTTTGCCCGCCGAATGCTTACCAGTGAAGTTGGTTCCATCACTAATGTTGTCTTTATG GGAATGGGAGAACCACTACATAACATTGATAATGTCATTAAAGCTGCAGATATTATGGTGGATGAGCAAGGGCTTCAATTCAGTCCCCGCAAGGTCACTATTTCTACCAGTGGGCTTGTTCCACAGCTCAGACGTTTCCTTCATGAATCCAAGTGTGCTTTAGCTGTTAGTTTGAATGCCACCACTGATgag GTAAGAAATTGGATCATGCCTATAAATCGGAAGTATAAGTTGGACTTGCTTCTGGGTACTCTTCGGGAGGAGCTTTGCTCGAAACGCAACTATAAAGTTCTTTTTGAGTATGTAATGCTTGAAGGAATTAATGACAG TGATGACGATGCAAAGAGGCTAATTGAGCTTGTGAAGGGAATTCCATGCAAGATCAATCTCATCTCATTCAACCCGCATAGTGGATCATTCTTCAGACCAACTAAAGAGGAGAGGATGATTGAGTTCCGGAACACATTGGCCAGTGGAGGGTGCACAGTCTTCTTGCGGCTCAGTCGAGGCGACGATCAGATGGCTGCCTGTGGTCAGTTAGGCAAGCCCGGCACCATTCAGGCACCTTTGCTCCGCATACCACAGCAGTTCCAAATGGCCATTGGAAATTCAGCTTGA